In Penaeus vannamei isolate JL-2024 chromosome 15, ASM4276789v1, whole genome shotgun sequence, the following are encoded in one genomic region:
- the Ifrd1 gene encoding interferon-related developmental regulator 1 translates to MPRDKKNKRAAAAAAATAAAAALPVADDDTASITSDKTDSTAQITDGEEGLSEMETYEQKVREAMDLALEKSVQTRTNALTALTTAFQKRVMTQFLLDNYQTITDLVERSLRKGRGPEQVAAARLATTLVVSLSPVAEAEKVFKTLNPILTVLVTDPSAAVAARQDGALAMALSAFLACHDLADVTAAMNTLHTLFAGSLPKGNGELPNHPPAVSAMHTAALNGFCLLLCLLSPTTIYTMANKLVKEMFDLLGSSDLDLRIQAGEAVALIYETARIHDEDYSWNREADLCSVLKELATDSHRFRAKKDRKQQRASFRDVVRTVEEGEQLYETVFVGPQNQRQELILDTWSLKWQYSSLCHIIGQGISVHISYNIGIRDIFALGPPPIQMDHGMALLARKTQKRPNRESPASKARQMARNKNRDNRQAAKVYED, encoded by the exons ATGCCGAGGGATAAGAAGAACAagcgtgctgctgctgctgctgctgctactgctgcagCTGCAG CATTGCCAGTTGCAGATGATGATACTGCAAGCATTACCAGTGACAAGACAGACTCCACAGCTCAGATTACTGATG gAGAGGAAGGTCTGTCGGAGATGGAGACCTATGAGCAGAAAGTGCGTGAAGCAATGGACTTAGCCTTGGAGAAGTCTGTTCAGACTCGCACCAATGCCCTAACAGCTTTAACAACCGCTTTCCAGAAAAG GGTGATGACGCAATTTCTGCTTGACAACTACCAGACAATTACCGACTTAGTGGAGCGTTCATTGAGGAAGGGTCGAGGTCCCGAGCAAGTGGCTGCAGCACGTCTGGCCACGACGCTGGTTGTTAGCCTCTCACCTGTCGCTGAAGCTGAGAAG GTTTTCAAGACCCTAAACCCGATTCTGACAGTGTTGGTGACAGATCCCTCTGCTGCAGTGGCAGCACGGCAAGATGGTGCATTAGCAATGGCTTTATCAGCATTCTTAGCATGCCATGATCTTGCTGATGTTACTGCTGCCATGAACACTCTTCATACTCTGTTTGCCGGATCACTTCCAAAG gGTAATGGAGAATTACCCAACCATCCTCCAGCAGTGTCTGCTATGCATACAGCAGCCCTAAATggtttctgtttgttgttgtgtctCTTGTCACCCACAACAATTTATACAATGGCTAACAA aTTAGTAAAGGAGATGTTTGATCTTCTGGGAAGTAGTGATTTGGATCTACGTATTCAGGCAGGCGAAGCTGTAGCTTTGATTTATGAGACCGCTCGAATACATGATGAGGATTACTCCTGGAATCGAGAAGCAGATCTTTGCTCCGTTCTGAAAG aaTTAGCTACAGATTCCCACCGGTTCCGAGCAAAAAAGGACCGGAAGCAACAGAGAGCATCTTTCAGGGATGTTGTGAGGACAGTGGAAGAAGGGGAACAGCTGTATGAAACAGTGTTTGTAGGGCCACAAAATCAACGCCAAGAACTGATCCTTGATACCTGGTCACTGAAGTGGCAGTACTCTTCCTTATGTCACATCATAGGGCAAGGGATAAGTGTTCACATTTCTTACAATATTGGG ATACGTGACATATTTGCATTGGGACCACCACCAATTCAAATGGACCATGGAATGGCACTGCTAGCAAGGAAAACCCAAAAAAGACCAAACCGGGAATCTCCAGCCAGCAAAGCTCGACAAATGGCACGCAACAAGAACCGTGACAATAGACAGGCAGCCAAAGTCTATGAAGATTAA